The nucleotide window GACGGCCCACTGCCTAGGAGCGGGGACGACACAGTGCTGTCACCACGGCCAGCCTGGTCCAAGCGAGCAGCTACGAGGAGTCGGAGACTAGAACCAAGACAAAGGGGCGGCACTGAACGAGAGAAAGGGGAGGGCCACAACGACCCCTTGGCTGCCGCGCCCATCTCAGCAGTGGGCAGCCGCAGAGAAGCCCTGGCCTCCGGGCTTGCGTCTCCCACACGCTCCCAGAACCCAGCCCGACCCCCCACGCCACACTGTAGAGCACCCCTCACCGAAAGCGCCAGACCCACACCTTGAACAAAGCGCAGAAGGAACTGCGTCAGCAACTCCCGCTAACTCCCAGCCTGTTCCTCCGGCCCTTCTAGGCTTCATGAGGTTTCCACATCTCTGTGCCCGCGGGCTGGAGTCCCCCCACCCCTCAGAAGCCCCGCGCGGTCGGCCGACGCTTTGGCCCTGCCTCCCTTCCGGGCTTTGCCCTATCATTGGATGGAAGGGCTTGGCGGCTCCAGCCAATGTGAGGAGGGCCCTAAAGTAGTGGCAGCTGGGCAGGGGGCTTGGTTAGGGCGGAAAGAGACCGAGCAACTGGGTGGCCAGGCTGCCAGCTTCAGGCTGAGACTCCCTGAAGTTACACCCCCAGCTCCGGTTGCTGAGCAGAGAGGTCATCTTTCCTTCCACAGATCTGGGTCATTCAGCCTCAAAGCCAGGATCAGCTATGGTTTATTGGCAGCACATGAAAAGACGTTTTGGGTGCCTACTATGTCACTCACTGTTCCAGGCGCTGCGGATACAGTAGTGAAGAAAATGAACTCTTTGCCCCATTGAGTTTACATTCTTGTCAATGATAAATATGTAGAACGTAGTAGTAAGGGGAGAGAGGGAgtaaggggagagagggagatagTGGTGGGACTATTTTATAGATGACAGGAGGGCAGAGACAGGAAGTGGGCAATTGAAGCATGTGGCTATCTGGGGAAAGAGTATTCCCATAGTGGGCCATTAGGAGCAAAATTCTTTAATCAGGAATAGGGTGGAGAGGTGCACATTTAGGACCTTGTAGACTATGATAAGGGCTTTGGATTTGCTGTGCATAACAGCTGGAGGGCTTGGGGACAGAGGAACAACATGatctaacttttttttcccttaccACATATTCAAAGACTCGTTAGCTATGAGACATGAAAGAAGCCAAGAAGCCTGTTACTATAAATTCTGTGAATTCTTTGCTGTCTGTCCTTAACCATTCTAATATAAACCTTGCATGAGTTTTGCTCTTTGACTTATATTTTTAGTTTGCATTGGCTGTCCTGTTGAGAACAGTCTGAAGGTGGGTAAGAGTAGAATCAGGGAGATTAAGAGGCCATTACAATATTCAAGATGAGGAATGACAGTGGCATGGACAGGCTTAGAAGTGATGGAGGTAGTGAGAAATGGTTCTGCATATATTTTGAAGGCATGGCCTGCATGATTTGCTAATGAATTGAATGTTGGTTACTGATGACTCCATGGTTATTGATCTGAGCAACTAGCATGGGATGGTCTTTTAGAAATGGAGTAGCTTGAAAGGAACAGGTTTAGGGAGAGGgattaatagttttgttttggATGTGTTAAGTTAAAGATGCCAATTAAACTTCCAAGAGGAAATGCCAAACAGGCTGTTGGAATAGGAGTCTGGAGTTCCATGAAGAGATCACAGCTAAAGATGCAAATTTGGAAGTTGTCAGGACAGGATGAGACAATCTAGGGAATGATTTATCTAAGAAGGAGTCTGAGAATCAAGCTTTTGAAGTACTTCATCAATTGACAAATATTCAGTATTTAATATTGTTGAATACTTAAAGTATACCAGGAGCTTTCTTCTCCATTGGCTTATGTAGGTGGCACAACTCTGCCACATTGTATAGAGATTGAAAAAGAGATTCGTACATAAGTCCTCCACAAGTTCACAACCTCAGTTGATGGACGTAGAACTCGGGACACTCCACTGAAGAGCACAAGACTATTGCCACTACATGAAGAAACTTAAAaagaataggctgggtgtggtggctcatgcctgtaatcccaccactttgggaggctgaggcgggtggatcacctgaggtcaggagttcgagaccagcctggccaacatggtgaaaccccgtctctactaaaaattacaaaaattagctgggggtggtggcaggcacctgtaatcccagctactcaggagcctgaggcaggagaatcgcttgaactcgggagccagagattgaagtgagccaagatcacgccattgtactccagcctggaagacaagagtgaaactcagtcacacacacacacacacacacacacacaaacgaatATTCATGTACATTAGGGGAGCTGTGATCTTCAACTTACTTAGTCTTCCTTTTCACCTACTCTTTCATTTGGGTGGGTGGGGCCATTCATTCTGATTCAAGCTGCTAACCCCACATCTGGTCCCAGGGAGGAATGATTACTTCTTAATATTCTAGTCCAGTAATTCTCAATTTTAGAGAACGTAAGGGTCACTAGAATATATGTTAAAACTAGATGCCAGCCTGCCTGTATCCAGCTTCTATTTCCCTTATCCACAAGCATACTTTTTCCTACAAAAATCTATTCATTCAGTCAAGTATAATGTCACTGCTCAGAAATCAGGGTGTTTTTTGTGTCATAATTGCCTAAATACTCAGCAACTTCAATCTTTATTATGACATCTATCTGCCAAAGAAATTctaactcatttgggtaaatgaAATCAACGTCTAGTTGGTCAGGTCTTTTTAAGTTTGTGGACTAGGCCATCTAAGGGGAAAAAACATTGTAATTTTAGTAAGTTGACAATTCTTAACCAGGTGTCATTTCAGGAATACCCATAGGCCAGAAAGGTGGGCCGTCATACATTGCTCTCCTATTGTGTTTTCACGTAAAGCACTCACATGCCTTAAAAGGGAGTCTGCATCTCACCCTACTTGATATCCACCTGGGTAAAGTGACCCTGTGCATATATTAGTGGAGGACTGTTATGGTTTGGTGAATAATAAATCTAAAATGTCCTATCCTGGATCAAGTACTAGCACCACTAGGTGCTTGTGGAGCCAGCTGTAATCATAACACCTTCCCTGTATCCAGCTGTGGCAAATTCTACTGGTCCCCATCAGGGCAGAACATGACCTGATGTTAGGGATAGGGGAtttactttcaattctttttataGTGCCACCATGTGCATATTCACAATTGACAAATTCACAATCTGTCCCTAACCCCTAGAGGTTTTCAGGAATGCACGCTCTGTAGTACTCCAGAAAAAGGTCAACACCTTGACAGAACTGTCTCCCAACATGGGACAGTACTCAACAACTTGTTAACATCCACCATCTCTTGACCTTTCCTACTGCATTTAGAAGCTGAATGACCAGGGCTGGAGTTTATGATAAGGGTTTGGCtgtagaatattttcattgcaTGTTTAAGAGATAAGTGAGTAAGTATACCACTCCTAGCACCTTTACCAGGTCTGACCACCTAAACTGtctcctgggtttgaattctgtttgactaacatatatatattaaattggAAGTTCTGTAACACTGTTTACTGATACCCTTTTCGGGGGTCCCCTCATGTACCAGAAACTATGTGTTGTATAACAAAACTTTTCCACTTCAggaatatttttcagaaatatgtgCAAAATATGGAAGCTCATGATGAATGATTCCTTGCCCTCTAAAAACCAAAAAGTTCTCTAACCCTTGTGATTTATCTGATGTCAAACAAAGTCTCTGGTGTATGATGTTTGCTACAACTGAATGGTTTTTCACATATCTTAAGAATAGGTTAtttgggctaggcatggtggcttacacctgtaatcccagcactttgggaggccaaagcaggagggttgcttgaggccaggggttcaagtctagtctaggcaacatagtaagactcctgtctctataaaaaatttttaaaaattagccaggtatggtgacatgtgcctgtagtcctaactactcaggaggctgaggtgcaaagatctcttgaacctaggaagttgaggttgcagtaagccgtgatcataccactgcactccagtctgggtgacagagtaagaccctgtcacttaaaaaaaaaaaagattttgtttccAATGTGGGGTAATGACTTGTGACTGAAGGgttttccacattcagttcttTCACAACCAAGCTATCTCCAATGAGGCAGAGAACTTGGAAGGAGGCTCCACTGGATAACTAGCCTGGAGGCTGAGCCAAAAAGAAAGCTAGATATAAAAGCTGGCCCTGAGTGAAAAATTTTCAACCAGCTTAGCAAAATTGAAGCTGCTTCTGTACTGCTGAAGTGCATAGTTACGTAAATTTACAACTAACCTTTTAGCTTCAGATCTAAAGGGACGGTTTTAACAGCACCTACTTGGAATGTAAAGGGAAATCCATTTCCCTATTTGCAGACAAATATCAGGACTGGAAAGCCCTTGTCATTCACTAATGAGGAAAAAGCAAATGTATGTGAAGGCAATGCAAAGCCTCGGCAACTTAAGGCAGTAaaagaacatatgaaaaaaaaattcaagagaaatgaaattcaaaaagagaaacaaaatacacGGCCTTTGGTAATCCTGAAAgtaaaaaaaactgaaaggaaaCCAAAATGTAAAACATCATACAGTTGGCCCCCTGTATTCTCGGGTTCTGCATCCACATATTCCgaggatatggagggctgactgacTGTAAAAGAGCATCTGAGGGCTTCGATATCTGAGATAGGGgcatcctggaaccaattccctgtGGATATGACTATATATGGAAAAGGAGGTCAATTACATATACAGAACAGAGGAAAAGAATCTTACAGAATACTAGGTGTAACTTTATGCCAATGTTTGACAGAATAGTAAATATGATTTCCAGATACATATTAGAAAAATTTACACAGAAGTAGAAAACCTGAAGAACAAAACCATTGAAAAAAACTGCAAGGATGCTACTGCCACATCCaaacaccaggaaaaaaaatttatatatatatcagaatgTGTCATTTCTAGCTAGCCTTCAAGGAATAACTGCTATATTACGCACACTGTTCcagagtaataaaagaaaaaaaatcttccaaattCATTTTGCACAGCCagcaaaatattggcaaattgaATCTACttctgaactttaaaaaaaaaaaactaataaggccgggcgcagtggctcatgcctgtaatcccagcactttgggaggccgaggcgggcagatcacctgaggtcaggaattcgagaccagcctgaccagcatggagaaaccctgtctctactaaaaatacaaaattagcctggcatggtggcacatgcctgtaatcccagctactcaggaggctgaggcaggagaatcgcttgaacctgggagacggaggttgcagtgagccgagatcgcgccattgcactccagcctgggcaacaagagtgaaactctgtctctaaataaataaataaatttatcccaggaatacaagaaaatttcaattatttgggaacttttagattttttataACTTGATAGAACTTAGCAACTATTCCTAATAaaactttaatatttattatagtgCATACTATGTGTCAATCACTGTTTTAAGTACCTTACACATACTAATTTAATCCTCGCAACCCTATGAAGTAGCTCCAATTTAGAGACGGAAGAGCTGAGACACAGGAAAGCTAGGTGATTTTCCCACAGTTACACACCTAACAAAGTGGTGGACATgcagattattttttaagacagggtctcactctattgcctaggctagactgcagtggtgcaatgatagctcactggagccacgacctcccaggctcgggcaatcctcctgcctcagtctcctgagtacctaggactaaaggcatgcaccaatACACCcaactaatatattttttatttatttagggacagggtcttgatgtgttgcccaggctggtctcaaactcctgacctcaagtgatcctcctgccttcacctcccaaagcgctgggattacaggtgtgagccaccacacctgactggaCCCAGAATTTGAACCTAGGTTGCTAGGCACAaacatgtgtttttttgtttgtttgttttgttttgttttgtttttcttttgagatgaagtcttgctcttgtcacccaggctggagtataatggtgagatcttggctcactgcagtctccacctcccaggttcaagcaattctcctgcctcagcctcccaagtagctgggattacaggtgcctgccaccacacctggctaatttttatatttttaatagagatgggattttgccatgttggccaggctggtcttgaactcctgacctcaagtgatccacccgcctcagcctcccaaagtgctgggattacaggcacatgccaccgtgcccaccccAAACCTGTGTTGTTAACCACTATATTTACCCTGCTTCCTCTAGAAATAAGATTAGAAGGAAACTTCCTAAATGCAACAGAATATTTATCAATATCCAACAATGAACgcaaatgaaaatgtgaaatacTAAAAACATCCCTCCTGAGATTTAAGAACAAGACATAGAAGACCTGTTATCTACTACTCAACATTTTTGGAAGTTCTTGCTAATGCACAACATAGGTGGCATAAGATTGAAAATAAGgccagctcacacctgtaatctcagcactttggtaggccaagacaggcagattgcttgagcccaagagttcaagaccagcctgggtaacatggtgaaaacccatctctacaaaaaataccaaaaaattagctgggcgtggtggcatgcacctgtagtcccggctacttgggaggctgaagtgggagaatcacctgagcctggaaagttgatgctgcagtgagccatgatcacatcactgtactccagcctgggcaagaaagtgagaccctgtctccaagaaaaaaaagaaaatttaaagctaACGGAGCCATTAATttattatatacctagaaaatgaaactaaaaaaccattaaaactaaaaataattcagCAACATAACAAttcagatttaaatttttttttaaagtttatactaGCAATAACCAATAGGATTTGAGGTATGGCTTTCAAATGCAGCCAATTTTCCTCCATTCAAAAGCCTGAGGCTTTTAAGGATGTCAAGGAACACACTGGTGTAGAATTCCCTACATCTACTCTTTTTTTCCCTACTATTCCCACCTTAGTTATGAATAGTGCAGGTTCCCAACCTCTAGAGGGTTAGTGTGGTAGGCGATGAGCAGACAAGAACCAGAAGGTAAAACTGCAACATCCAATGAGCAGGATCGTTCTATTGAAGACTTAACCAGAAATGTCCAGCTTAGGGTAGAGGGCTGGACCCATGTGCTCATATAGGGTTGGGCTTGTCCCTGGGATCTGGGAGCTTCCAaactaaaacaatgaaaaagtccTATCTGCATATCTTctaaaggaaaatggaaacacGTACTAAATATAAAgttgaaaacaaatttaaaatatatattcataagtGGCAAATTTTCAGTTCTGTCCTGGGTTCAATGTTTTCAGGATTTCTATTATTCTTTCTAAACTTGCCTGAGATATGTCCCTAGAATCACATTTAATCTTATTTTCTTATGCCTCAACTCCACCCTTTCTTCTATGTTAAAACATACACCACACCTCAAAAAATCTCCCCTCCAGATTATGTAACTCACATGGCTCCTCTAGCCTCCTCCTCTACTCTGTCACACTGTGGATCCTCTAAACCTATTAAGTTTAGGGGATGGAAAGAGAAGGGGGTGGACAACAGAGGCAAAGGTCCCCCAGATCTGGGCCATATTGCAAGGGTGGAAGGGAAACGTAGTTCAAGCTCATGGACTGACATGTgatgggagacagagagaaaatctTCTGAGATTTCTTTTCTTATGTCTTCGGGGAATGAAAGATGGTCCAGAAGACAATTACGATAATTAAGGGTACAGCTCTCATCTTTAAATTAAGATGGCAGCTGTAGGTAGATAGGACTAACTGATAAGGAAAACAGATTCCTGTGAATCTATTATCTTGCCACAAGACTCGTCATAGTGAATTCCAAGCATCAGGGAATGCTGCTAGCTGGATTTTCAATAATCTGTACCACTGCTATGAAAGTCAAGTCTTCTGTGCAGTAAATTttgacagttcttttttttttttttgagacagagtctcgctctgttgtccaggctggagtggagtggcgcaatctcagatcactgtaagctccgcctcccaggatcatgccattctcctgactcagcctcccgaatagctgggactacaggtgccccccaccacgcctggctaattttttgtattttttagtagagacagagtttcaccgtgttagccaggatggtctcaacctcctgacctcgtgatctgcctgcctcaccctcccaaagtgctgggattacaggcgtgagccactgcgctcagctgaCACAGTTCTTCATCTGTTGATTTAGGAAGCAGGGTACAGTTAGCAAATTCAGAACTACAATCAGCATGTAGGGGAAAGTCCGTATCAGTGGGATATGACTGCCCAACCCAATATCtagatacacacacattcacacacacacactctctctctttctctcttttgcatacatacacacacacacacacaaatccattCACATTTTGAGACTGAAGTAACAGTAGTAAGACTTCCAGGAGTATATGTAAAAGATATCAGTAAGATCTCTGTATGTGATATTCTATGATGAGATGGACTTCCATCTTTAGAAGCAGCTGGTCCAgttggggaggggagaaagaTCGTGCATACTTTAAGGATAATTCAACGTGAgagttgagattttaaaaattatttatttaacaactgGTATGTACAAAATACTATCTATATGGGAAAGAAATACATACCTGACCTCAAAGAGCCTACAATAAGTTGGTATAAAAGTATACAGACACGCAAAATTTACAAGGCAATTTAACAACAGTTACATATTGTAGCACCAGTGAATTCAAAGCACTGAGGTCAAATCAAGAgaagttgaagaaaaataaaaaagtacttGAAGAAGAAAGTATTTCAGTGATGAGATGGATTTCAAAAATTGTGAGGGACAAAGATtagcaaacagaagaaaatgttttctagatAGGGAACAAAACTGATGAAAGGCTATAGATTAAAGTTTAAAGAGTAGATGGGGAGGGCCATAGCCAAGAGGCAGGAAGGCATGAATCAgccttgttgaatgactttgtaTAAATGGTGAAATGGAGGAAGTAGAATAGAAGAGAGAAGATATTAtctctgtctttaaaaagcaTGCAGTCTGATTATGAGATGCATAactaagaaatgaaatagattttaaaagttaaaatttaaaagtaaagaaaaaaaaaggaaacctacaATTCAATGACATGTGTAGTCCTTACCTTCCTAATAATGGGTAAGAACTGGAATAAGTTACTCCTACTCTCCCACCTTAGTGATCCAAGGAAAAGCAAGTAGGGAATGGTCCACTGTGACTACTGGCTCCGGGAAACCACTATGAGCATCCTGCTTATAAAGACAGCTTAATTCAAAGGTCCTTGCTCTCTGTCTCAGAGAACCATACCTTAAGAAACTGACCAAGCCAGACCTGAGgacttctctccagtgtgagttcgcTGGTGGTGATTAAAAGTGGAACGCTgactaaaggctttcccacattcactacattcataaggtttctctccgGTGTGGACTCTCTGGTGTACAATAAGCTGTGAGCTGTCACTAAAAGCTTTCCCACAATCATTGCATTTATAGGGTTTTTCCCCAGTATGGGTTCTCTGATGTACCATAAGGCTGGAGCTATAACTGAATACCTTCCCACActcattacattcatagggtttctcaccagtgtgaattctctggtGTATAATAAGGTGTGAGTTTTGATTGAAGGATTTTCCACACTCATTGCACTTATAGGGCTTTTCACCTGTGTGAAGTCTCTGGTGCCGAATAAGACATTTACTCAGACCAAATGCCTTACCACACTCGCTACATTCAaaaggtttttctccagtatgaattcgcTCATGCTCAATGAGTTGAGAGTTCTGattgaaggctttcccacattcactaCATTTATATGGCTTTTCCCCAGTGTGGAGGCTCTGATGTCGAATAAGACATTTACTCCGActgaaggctttgccacattcacTACACTCATAAGGCTTCTCCCCAGTGTGGATTCTCTGATGGTCAATGAGATTTCTATTGGAACAGAATGCTCTCCCACActcattacatttgtaaggtttcttaCCAGTGTGCAGGACCTGATGTCGAACAAGACTTTTGCTTCGAATGAATGCCTCTCCACACTCATTGCATTCATAAGGTTTCTCCCCAGTATGGGTTCTCTGGTGGTCAATGAGTCGGGAACTCTGAGTAAAGGCTTTtgcacattcattacatttatagggtttctccCCATTATGGAGTCTCTGGTGTTGAATGAGATGGGAGCTGTGCCTATAGGCCTTTCCACACTCACtgcattcatagggtttttcccCTGTGTGGGTTCTGAGATGAACAATGAGCTGGGAGGTTTGCCTGAAGGTCTTCCCACACTCATTacactcatagggtttctctccagtgtggattCTCTGATGGCCAATAAGGTGAGAACTCCGAttgaaagctttgccacattcatcACATCGATAGGATTTCTGTCCCTTTAAAACTCCTTCATGTTCAACAGGACTGGAAGACAGACATGGATGTTCCCCAACTTCCTTATATTTGTCGTATCTGTCTTTTGTGGATTTTTTCTTATCTTCATCTGTTATTTCCAAGAAATCATTTTCTAGTCTGCTCCCTTCTTCATCTGAGGTTTGTCCTTCTAACTCCTTGAAAGTATCTTCACAAACATCTCCAGTCTCTGCTGCCCCAGGAACCACCCCAAAGAGTCCCCCTGATGTCCTGTTAGATGACTCTgatcctttaaaaattttctgctttGGAGTCAACTCTGAACCCTTCATCATGTTCTCACCTGCTGCCCAAAGAAAGAAGACAACAACTTTTACCCATTTCTTATCCTGTTTAAGAAAGAGAATCATTAAGAGCTAACGTACCTGAAAAAAAGTCACAttatggttaagaaatgagaTAACACATTGAGAACAAGAGCAAAATGGGAAATATTAATAGCTCAATTTTTTTCCCTAGGGACACGAAAACAAGGAAGTGGAGGGTGGTCAGTGAAGACAGGTGGAAAAAAGATACTAAGCCAGCACAACCAAGTCAGAAGGGCCATTGGAAAGCAAAAAACTGGATTGCAAAGCATGCTGTGATCTTACAGAAGTCACTCTCGTGCCATGTCTCCTTAGTAAAGTGATGAACTCTAAGATCCCTTCCAACCATAACATTTCATGGTTCCATTGTTCTCAGAAAACATGTTGGGAGAGAGGAGGCTGGCAAATACCTCAAGCCAAACATaagaaagagacagggaaaaaaatgagagtGAATTGACTGGAAATTTATATTATGGAGGTATGATAAGGAAAGTGTACAAAAAGAACAGATCTTACATGATAGGACAGTAAAAAGGACTGCCCTAAACTCGTCAACCACAGGATCTGCCCTTCCAAGAAGACCTTTCAGGAAACTGTTCTGCCCCAGTGTTTGCAGAGAGGGATGCTTAGGCAACCATGCTTGGTGCCAAGTGACCCTGAGCATCCCACGATGGGCCACAGGTGATTGGACTGGCACCAGGTACTAGACTCAAGGGCAGCTTATCTGTAGGTTAGGCTTCAGCCTCTGCTGTGGCCTGGGCCAAAGCCCTGTGCCCAAATGAGAAGATGGGTAATGGCTATAGCAATGGAAGTCCATCTCTGAGGAAATTTGGAACTGGAGGTAGTGCAAAATTAAGGCACTTACGAGTAGCAGTGGAAGCTGAAGTGGCGCATGGAGAGAAGCCAAGCCATTAGGAGATACAGCAAGCAACAagtataaaagaacagaaagtacAATTAGGAAAGAGCTATGAAAAGGACAAAAGATTCACAGTGAAGAAAATGGGCAGCAGGAGGAGGACaagcagagagaaaacaaatacacTGCGAGCAGGTGCATTACATTCACACCAGAACACAATCAACATGCATTTGCTTTTGCTGCTCAGGCTCCCAGGGTCAAGGCCCTGCTTCCCAGAGTCTGGTCTAGCTCATCAGTTTCTTCCAGGTTCTCATTCCTTTAAGCCTACGACTCACAGCTCCTTACTTAAAATAACTTGAGTGGCTCTCTGTTCCTTACAATTAAGAAGCTCTACCTAAACCACACTATATCAATTCATAATGAGGTGAAGAGTATGCTGATCACTGTTGAATCTCAGTGATGAATGCAGAAAGGGTCCCTATATTATTCACTCTATTTTAACTACGTTTGGAAATTTTCATGGTAAAAAGTTTAAAGAGACAAGGAATATAGAAAAGAGAATGTGCAGCATGCAGACTTTAAGTGACTAGGAAACAGAATCATTACCCAAGGAGGCCATGCTATGGTCATTTTCTGGCATCATGTTCCACTGCAGAGCTCTCTGACTGAGTGTGAGACCTTTCCATTTCTTCTGAGTGTAGTCTACAGATAGGTCCTCATACGCCACAGTATCCTGGAATGACAAGCTCCGATCGCTCAGGAACATTCACAGCCTGAAGAGCAGTCATCAGGGGTACAAAGGGCACAGGGTATGGGCTCTTCATGGGCAAAAGTATGGGAGAGAGGAGCTGAGATGACACCTCGAAAAGGACAAGTCCAGGGCAAGATAGAGTCCATTACCTCCAGGGGAAgcaatgaggcaggagagccACAGGAATAGTCTTGGGGCAGAGTCCTGGGGGTGAGACCTCTAGCCATTCCTGGACCAGACTCATGGGGACGTGGGAAAAACACAAAGAACCAAGCTCACCTGGGGCCTGACCATCCGAAGTACAGTTGCCCCTGCTTGGTCTCCTGAGTTCCCCACTTGAGGAAGGGTAGGAACTGGAGAAGTACATTGAgctgagggaggaaagaaagctaTGAGTGGGACAAGCCCTGCTTCCCGCTCCCATAAGATCTATATTCCCAATAAGTGGATTCAAGAGAACCCAGGCACCTCCACACACACTGACTCTTAACCTCTTCCATAAGGCATTATCCCAAGAGTGCTGTGAATTTTCCC belongs to Pongo pygmaeus isolate AG05252 chromosome 2, NHGRI_mPonPyg2-v2.0_pri, whole genome shotgun sequence and includes:
- the ZKSCAN7 gene encoding zinc finger protein with KRAB and SCAN domains 7 isoform X3 gives rise to the protein MTTAGRGNLGLIPRSTAFQKQEGRLTVKQEPANQTWGQGSSLQKNHPPVCEIFRLHFRQLCYHEMSGPQEALSRLRELCRWWLMPEVHTKEQILELLVLEQFLSILPGELRTWVQLHHPESGEEAVAVVEDFQRHLSGPEEVSAPAQEQPQKQEMHLEETTALGATKESPPTSPLSGGSAPGAHLEPPYDPGTHHLPNGDFAQCTSPVPTLPQVGNSGDQAGATVLRMVRPQDTVAYEDLSVDYTQKKWKGLTLSQRALQWNMMPENDHSMASLAGENMMKGSELTPKQKIFKGSESSNRTSGGLFGVVPGAAETGDVCEDTFKELEGQTSDEEGSRLENDFLEITDEDKKKSTKDRYDKYKEVGEHPCLSSSPVEHEGVLKGQKSYRCDECGKAFNRSSHLIGHQRIHTGEKPYECNECGKTFRQTSQLIVHLRTHTGEKPYECSECGKAYRHSSHLIQHQRLHNGEKPYKCNECAKAFTQSSRLIDHQRTHTGEKPYECNECGEAFIRSKSLVRHQVLHTGWSTMA
- the ZKSCAN7 gene encoding zinc finger protein with KRAB and SCAN domains 7 isoform X1, producing the protein MTTAGRGNLGLIPRSTAFQKQEGRLTVKQEPANQTWGQGSSLQKNHPPVCEIFRLHFRQLCYHEMSGPQEALSRLRELCRWWLMPEVHTKEQILELLVLEQFLSILPGELRTWVQLHHPESGEEAVAVVEDFQRHLSGPEEVSAPAQEQPQKQEMHLEETTALGATKESPPTSPLSGGSAPGAHLEPPYDPGTHHLPNGDFAQCTSPVPTLPQVGNSGDQAGATVLRMVRPQDTVAYEDLSVDYTQKKWKGLTLSQRALQWNMMPENDHSMASLAGENMMKGSELTPKQKIFKGSESSNRTSGGLFGVVPGAAETGDVCEDTFKELEGQTSDEEGSRLENDFLEITDEDKKKSTKDRYDKYKEVGEHPCLSSSPVEHEGVLKGQKSYRCDECGKAFNRSSHLIGHQRIHTGEKPYECNECGKTFRQTSQLIVHLRTHTGEKPYECSECGKAYRHSSHLIQHQRLHNGEKPYKCNECAKAFTQSSRLIDHQRTHTGEKPYECNECGEAFIRSKSLVRHQVLHTGKKPYKCNECGRAFCSNRNLIDHQRIHTGEKPYECSECGKAFSRSKCLIRHQSLHTGEKPYKCSECGKAFNQNSQLIEHERIHTGEKPFECSECGKAFGLSKCLIRHQRLHTGEKPYKCNECGKSFNQNSHLIIHQRIHTGEKPYECNECGKVFSYSSSLMVHQRTHTGEKPYKCNDCGKAFSDSSQLIVHQRVHTGEKPYECSECGKAFSQRSTFNHHQRTHTGEKSSGLAWSVS
- the ZKSCAN7 gene encoding zinc finger protein with KRAB and SCAN domains 7 isoform X2, with translation MTTAGRGNLGLIPRSTAFQKQEGRLTVKQEPANQTWGQGSSLQKNHPPVCEIFRLHFRQLCYHEMSGPQEALSRLRELCRWWLMPEVHTKEQILELLVLEQFLSILPGELRTWVQLHHPESGEEAVAVVEDFQRHLSGPEEVSAPAQEQPQKQEMHLEETTALGATKESPPTSPLSGGSAPGAHLEPPYDPGTHHLPNGDFAQCTSPVPTLPQVGNSGDQAGATVLRMVRPQDTVAYEDLSVDYTQKKWKGLTLSQRALQWNMMPENDHSMASLGENMMKGSELTPKQKIFKGSESSNRTSGGLFGVVPGAAETGDVCEDTFKELEGQTSDEEGSRLENDFLEITDEDKKKSTKDRYDKYKEVGEHPCLSSSPVEHEGVLKGQKSYRCDECGKAFNRSSHLIGHQRIHTGEKPYECNECGKTFRQTSQLIVHLRTHTGEKPYECSECGKAYRHSSHLIQHQRLHNGEKPYKCNECAKAFTQSSRLIDHQRTHTGEKPYECNECGEAFIRSKSLVRHQVLHTGKKPYKCNECGRAFCSNRNLIDHQRIHTGEKPYECSECGKAFSRSKCLIRHQSLHTGEKPYKCSECGKAFNQNSQLIEHERIHTGEKPFECSECGKAFGLSKCLIRHQRLHTGEKPYKCNECGKSFNQNSHLIIHQRIHTGEKPYECNECGKVFSYSSSLMVHQRTHTGEKPYKCNDCGKAFSDSSQLIVHQRVHTGEKPYECSECGKAFSQRSTFNHHQRTHTGEKSSGLAWSVS